In one window of Ovis aries strain OAR_USU_Benz2616 breed Rambouillet chromosome 5, ARS-UI_Ramb_v3.0, whole genome shotgun sequence DNA:
- the PCBD2 gene encoding pterin-4-alpha-carbinolamine dehydratase 2 isoform X5, protein MSRVALQAEKMNHHPEWFNVYNKVQITLTSHDSGGVTKRDVKLAKFIEKAAASV, encoded by the exons ATGTCCCGAGTTGCCCTACAAGCAGAGAAGATGAATCATCACCCGGAATGGTTCAATGTGTACAACAAG gtCCAGATAACACTCACATCGCATGACTCTGGCGGAGTGACCAAAAGAGATGTGAAACTGGCCAAGTTCATTGAAAAAGCAGCTGCTTCTGTGTGA
- the PCBD2 gene encoding pterin-4-alpha-carbinolamine dehydratase 2 isoform X4: MQAFGFMSRVALQAEKMNHHPEWFNVYNKVQITLTSHDSGGVTKRDVKLAKFIEKAAASV; the protein is encoded by the exons ATGCAGGCCTTTGGCTTTATGTCCCGAGTTGCCCTACAAGCAGAGAAGATGAATCATCACCCGGAATGGTTCAATGTGTACAACAAG gtCCAGATAACACTCACATCGCATGACTCTGGCGGAGTGACCAAAAGAGATGTGAAACTGGCCAAGTTCATTGAAAAAGCAGCTGCTTCTGTGTGA